The nucleotide sequence attttatttttttactgggtcagcttttatatttttttgtaatgttattaatccatattttataactttttctcaGCTTTTCACTTTTACATATCACATTGTTGTCAACATTACTGGTTCTGATTTAGGTCGAGTTACAATAGcaaattttttcagaattttaggTGAAAATCATTGTAAGTGGTTCATACAATGATATTTCAACACAGTATGTTTCTTTGGTTAGGTGCATATAAATTGTAACTAATCAGTAAATATCCAAATAAAGagattataattaatttattttattggttttacttgaaacgtgatttttttgcTCAGACAAGTAGTATTTAAGAATTTACTTCATATATACTAACAAGAAgtaggtaaataaaataatatcttttagatttatttattataaaatgaacatttacaaattataaaacagtttatgttctattaaaaaataaacaaaattaacccCTTGCAAACTTTTATTCAGAGTCATCATCCGAATATTCCGTTTGTTGAGAGTGTGgaagatttaaataaaaactgcAATATTGCTCTGGTATAGCTTTACCAGAGCACAAAGCAACAAGATCTATATATTTTGAAGTGGTTATGGGAAGTAACTTATTATATGCTAAAGGAATTTGTACTTCCCATAAATCGTGTATATTTTTATTCCTGGATTTGGTAGCCCTTTTGCTCGATTTTGGTTTGCATTCTAAGTTTATAAACGATAATGGATCAGAAATAAGATCGTACTGAAAACTAATAACATGTggtttttctttatatatttttacgtCTTGTAATACGACCAGAAAACTTGGCGTTTATCTATATTTAAATCCCAATTCGGTATTTTCTTTAACATTGATTTAAAGTCCAGGATGTCATTTTGACTTGTTCTTTCAAATCATATGGTTTTCCTGTAGCACACCTTATCAGTGTATACCACTGTTGTGGTACATAAACAACTTCGTTCTTTTTTCTTCGCTCAATAAGGGCGTGCATTGAATCACCCTCAGATTGAGAGTGGCCTACCTCAAAAAACGTGTGTGTAATATTAATACTCATAATCTTAGCTGCataaatatacattaaaaatattattcaaTTTCGATTTTGTCCTCCACAACAATCTGAATAAAATCTAAACTCTTATGCTCCACCAGCAACTTTTCTCTTAATAAAATCAAATAGTACACTACTTATTTCATTAGGCCCCTTTTTACTTGTGGTTTCATCTTCATCCCATGCATAACAATAACCTTCCGCAGATCCAAGATCAAAGATAGTAAAGTTATACACTTTAAACTTccttttataataaaacaatgaTACCTCTGATTGGAGCGTAGTTAATGTTTTTTGCAAATCAAAGCAGGTAGTTACAACCGTTTCTGTTTTCTTTGAAACCTCTTTATCGCGATTTTTGGCTGTACGTgcaacacatttatttgcaatatGTAAAGAATATTCTTTTTCTATTTGGTCTTTCTCTGCTTTAGTGTTATGTAGATTGCAAGTAAGACACATATCTTTTTTCGGTGCAAAAAAACCTATATTAAACTCAGTATTGAATATGTTTCTGTACTGACTTTTGGTGGCTGGTTTATCGCATGGGTGATTCTCTAACATCCATTCATTATATAGTGAATACAATTTGGGAAAAGTTAAAGACTCATCAAAATACATCTTACTTGTTCTTTGCCTTACTTAATGGGATTCTTTTGCTGGAACAGAGTTTATATGCGCACGAATCGAATTTTTAATACTTTAGTGCTTTCGTCTACAGCATTTGCCCTGTTCTTGTGGCGACCACGCATATCTCCAGGTATACGGCCTCCGCCTTCatgactatcaatttttttgaatagtgtAGTTAACCATATATCTGTTATGTTAAAAGTGGCCAAAaatgttttcttacaaacttgAAGTCGGTGTTCTGCCaactgcaaattatattcatatgTCCAGTGTCTTCTGGACTCTTTTTAGCTTTGAGAACATAAATCTACATAAATATTCGCTTTGTTGGTCATGACCAGCCattgcccaaaaattattaaataaattgagTCTATCATTTTCAGATAATTTCGATTTACATTTTCTGATACATTTATCGTTACATCCAGGTCCCAGTTCTCtaattttcgataattttccagTTTTGCCAGTATATTCTTGGTCAGAGTTCCTCAATTTTTTCAAGACATTCATTTTCGAAACACTAGGATCCCTTTGTCTCTTCCTTCCAAGATTTTTCTTCTTTGGGTATTGTTTTTTCTCAGCAGACGTATCTAATGGTAAACTTGTATCTTCGGTGCATGTAGAAGTTTCCACTGTCGATATATCTTGAGCGTGCAATCCACTGTGACCATTGATTATCGGAGTTTCATCAGTAGAAGTTAGTTCAGCAGTGAATGATATAggtgttattatttttgtttgaaattctaaactaatatttttatgtGAGTTTTTACGATTTGAGGCATGCTTACTATGCTCAGCAGTTAATAATATAGAATTTACCTCCTGACTATATTGACTTACAATGTTGTTCATCGTAATATTCCACTACCTTGCTTTCTTGTATCACAACTTACAATGCAGTTATAAAAACTTACTCAATAAATGTTTCGAGAAAAACATTGTATCCCATGTTACAAtgttttagtaaaaaattttcatcaataataaaaaattttaatattgtaacaTTTGTTACAACGTTTTTTCCACCCAGTGATCAGaaatttgcacttacaatgaggttattttgttaaataactttataattacataagataggataaaagtTCTTAGACCAAATTGAAGGTTATTGTTTATAGATGCTATTTAAGCCATAGTTGAAAAACATTGTAAGTGGAgatacaatgtttttcatatcaggtgtcgaTATTGGTTTCCATTACATCCGTAAGGCAATGGCCTATTTCCTTGACGGTGACACTCTATTTGAAGATTTGAATTTTTAATGAGCTGCCAGTTGCAAACAAATAGACTTTATTAGATTACAATAACTTTCACAAATGGTAGGTCGTGTTTATGTACGGGAGACCTACCCCAAATATCATTACTGCTGTCAAACATCATAATGTATGGTCTATTTATGCCGCATTGTTGTCTGGTAATGGTTAGATCATTGTCAATTTTTGTTACCTTCTCATCGTTATCGGTTTTTGCTACTATCTTCATCCGAATTTCATAAGGGTTATAAATATTATTCTTATACGCATTAGTAAATTGTATTAAATATACAATATACTCTCTTACAAACACATAACAACTAAAAGTACCAGCAGGTTTTCTAAAGTAAGACGAAAATGCCAAACAATTATGATCTTTCATATGTTTGATCATTTGGTTAACAGTTCCTTTTTCACAACAATCTTCTATAGGGCAAATAAATTGTCTACCTAGTTTACAGTTTATTTCATGTGATCGCATATCTGAAAATTCAATCTCTGTACTACATTTACTACAATTCCATTTGGAAAACTTCATTGTATCAAATATATCAAGGGGATGTGTTCTTTTAAGATATCGAGTAGTTGATGGATTAAATTTGAAAGCCTCATAACAATAGTAACatgtataattatttttttcgtCAATATAGTAAGCATCAATTGGATTATCAGTTATTGAAAACATGCAGTATTCTTGGCATACTTTACATTTTAGTTTGAATTTTGATGTGTATTCAATTTGACTCCCCTGTAGAGCATTATTTAGTATGGGTGTACTCACATCTGGTGTCTCATTTGGGTGTGCTGGAGCCACATGCTGGCGGCTCATTTCAGGTGCCGTTAAAACCTTTACATTACgatcaattaatttaaatttgaTTTGTATAAATTTTGACATATGTGATATATATACAGTTAAATCATCAGTACATGGTTTTGGTTTCAATACAATATCAAATTCTTTGTTTTCACTACTTACAGTAAATTCATGGTATATATTTTTAGCGAGTTTAAAACCTCCCATATAAACCAAATCTAATTTTAGTGTATTTTCCGACTTACTATAGCTAATATATAGAAAAAACACATTATCTTCTTCTTGGTATATATAAACACTAGGCATTTCTAAATAATCTTTCAAGTTGAAGACAAGGGTTGGGCAGTCCAATACGGCATTCTTATGTTTGAAATGAAAGTGTTGAGACATCATAAAACTCGCCATTTCGTCATCACAAATTGGGCACTTGTGATTTTTTTCCAAGCATATCTAAAAACATTaaacaattgtaattttaaaatcaATAGGTACCTACATACCAAAGACCATACAAAACTCAATATAAGTAAGTATTatattattgggaccgtgcaagttcggcaaagcgacacctggtttctacgctcagcaacatttttcgcagTTTTAATtgtattggccaattatattagttcTGGTTAcaggataattgtcaaggccatactccaaaaaaataataagaagaaaaaataagattcaggttatgttattaaaacgtaaacaattgtatgtagtaaataaaattatttattaaaatgcagttctgtaagcaaaatacaattaattaaatttacctctatataataattgcatatcgtatcaatattgtgaagcaatatataatttttcttctttaattacagtagatatgaaatatacctacgttaatttgacaatttcaattgacaatataaattgtttaagaaagttgcaatatttctccgctatccgcgcacgatcgtttctcgtatccccttcaagtacttgcacacctcAAATaagtattattataaatataaatatacagcgtgtctacttgagttggagacatatgggaaacttttttattattaattttacgaaaaaaagttattctttataaaaagttctgcatgccccaaaacctaagattcaattatcagatatcaaattttctcaatattatacgaggtatgtcaaaaaatatgaatttcggctaagggtaaagtacctttatttctctcaatatcgaaaattcttatgataaaaagttgtttggaattaaaaactaagatgaaatatgcaattacatgcttcttattgaaaaaaaaaatatttttctcaaatttatggatacccaacatcgtttttaattattacaaatatcataactcgtttattattcattttacgaaaaaaagttattcttcataaaaaactttgcatggtctaaaatctaagacacaaccatgatatatcaacttttattaattttatacgaggtgtgtcaaaaaatatgaaattcgctcaatattatagcacctttatatttcacagtatttcaattagaaggatgtaattgcatattgacacatagtttttaattctaaacaacttttttaataaccgttttcaatattgtgaaaaataaaggtactttactcttgagtgaaattcatattttttgacataactcgtataaaattaataaaatgtactatctgttggttgaatcttcggtcttaggacatacagagatttttataaagaatacctttttttcgtaaaattaataataaaagagttatcgtatgtgtaatgaataaaaacgaagttagtatcaataaatttgagaaaaatttggaaaatatttttttccaattagaagcatgtaattacatatttgagcttggtttttatttccaaacaacttttcataataagaattttcgatattgagagaaataaaggtactttacccttagccgaaattcatattttttgacatacctcgtataatattgagaaaatttgatatctgatgattgaatcttaggttttggggcatgcagaactttttataaagaataactttttttcgtaaaattaataataaaaaagtttcccatatgtttccaactcaagtagacacgctgtataagtATTAAGCAATATGTGTAAGTATTATATTGAGTTTCGTTTGGTCGCTTAAAGAGAAAAGTCTTTGATCAATGTGTGCTGCCGGTTCTAGCCTATGGTGAAATGCCAACATTCACTAAGACGTAAGCAAAAAAATTCTAACAACACAGAGGGCAATGCAAGGGCTCATGTTGGGATTAACCCTAATTATTAGGGACCTCTATTATAGAGACCGAATAACTAACAATAGcgtgataaaataaaaaaagtcaaaatgtaaattcgcacaggttgaaacaaattttatatcacagtttaggtgggtacaaaagatatgtTCAAGAAAGTATACAAATCGTACAatgggatcattgtttaaataattaaaaaggggtcatttttgcaaagaaaatacttttttaactgctgaggtaattcacttaatAATGAAGGTATATGGGATTTTTTtgtgcaaagttgaagggtaaatctttcacataagacttactagattaaatttgaccccctatttatttaaataattgtatataaaacattaaaaactaatttgcaaaaaaatatttttagcgttttaagtaagcactataaaatatcttattttacagacaaagttgcactatgttaccagtattaagcaaaaaaaaatttgtcggaaaatatttaatattttttgagatattgaatttgtttattaaatgttactatattttcaattccaaaaacgcggttgttgccaaagaaatattcacctgcatAAGATCTCATTAtcattaaacgcttttatttagttcaatagtttgcgtcaaatctttagacgttaactttagtgccttttctccaatgcaaattaatgaaaatttgcagacctatgcattcgcgggaacaatacacgaataatcaaagaatttttttttatgtttattaattgtttaaataaaaaaaaacggttttaatgaaaaatacttaaattctcttgttttttacaatgtaaaaacttgaaacttttacggattgtagctaatgatatgaactatacataatttcaatttttacgttaattgtttacgttatgcttcataaataaacaataaagttttaaattttttgccgattccgactacttttcatgttagtacatcaataatatgttttatacatattttcagaaacatgacgatatattttaatgtttgaaaaatgtaagactaaaaagtaaaaaataaataaatatgaaaaaaaaaatttaagaaacgcttttctttagttacgagtcactaaaattaaaaatattatacaaaaaatcaactaaaaaacaaaaaataaaaaaaatttaaaaaatctaacctATTCGTTAAAGAAGAGAggggggcgaaaaccgtttattcgatgaagacgcgccacgcttttctttgacgaatgtgttagattttttcaattttttttatttttatttttatgtatattttcgataaatgtattgataaattcaaattttaattaaactcccccctaaaatggcatttgaaaataattattcaaatttgtttataatttgtttactaataacgtcgcggggattaagtattttgaaatgtcgtTTAGATAAGAAGTTCCtaggaattttttactaattaacaaaatttttttgtcgtttttttttcttggagttatattacgacgggcccttttagggttaaatttcattaagaatgtcgaatctctgagttgtacattctagacctaaaaatatcaaGATTTAACTAAAACCTCTTAATATAATGTGGccacttactgagttacaggatgttttatttaaaaatttaaaaattattgttaccaagtactttaaaactatttgatgtATCTTTATCATaattggcagaaagtgtggctttTATATACCATAcgaaattgtgattaataaaagtttttagcTAGtgtcagaggcgtacgacaggggatagtgaacgATTAACCCTtgccaaattctacgccactgagtgaattactattttagctacatttttcgattctctaataccatgtatataaataattttactggtatcgataaagtcatcagtttgcgagatattagaagtttaaaatgaatgaatgaatgtatcaaaataactatgccctttcatttttaacgtccaatatctcgaaaactaatgacttaatgaCCTAAtagttaccagtaaagagtatattattttcatagaaagtatggGAGAAttgaaaaatttcgctaaaatagtaatttcctcagtggcgtagaatttgggaagggtcatccattaactgtcccctgtcgtacgcctctggtagcagctagaagcttttatttatcaaaatttatTAGACTGTATATTACCCaaactttctgccaagtatgataaggatacgtcaaatagtttgaaagtacttggtaaaaataatttttaaatttttaaataaaacaccctgcaaCTCAGTAAGTagctacattttatttaagtgattttagaccaatcttaatatttttaggtctaaaatctacaacttagagattcgacattcttaatgaaacttaaccctaaaaggtaGTAATATAATCCCGTAgcaatataactccaagaaaaaaaaagaagaggaaaaaaagataaaaaaatttgttaattagcgaaaaattcccaggaacatCAATTATCTAAACGGCATTTCAGAATATTTAAttcccgcgacgttattaaaaaaaacaaattataaacaaatttgaataattttcaaatgccattttagggggaagtttaattgaaatttgaatataTCAATACATTTAccaaaaatatagataaatataaaaataataagatttaatacaggtacatatttctttggcaacaaccgcgtttttgcaattgaaaatagagtaacatttaataaccaaattcaatatctcaaaaaatattaattatatttggaccaatttttttattattaataataataccATAGCGccacttctcctgtaaaataatatatttttatagtataaaaaagatttttctaaaattaaatctgtagcttctataattttttatttataattctaaagtcacccttctcacaaacattggcgcactgtaaactagcgtacggcaaagtgcacggttgagttattttaatgtaattctttaactaatcaatcaaatgaaattttacaaactggacatgaaagaagaataattaggCTATcctatgattataataaaaagaaataacatgtatggacataagtacggtgtgagctgaaagtgagacttacatgaattttgtttaaaaatgatttaaaaatgtgtaactaatacaatttttcatataaaactcttaattttgcacaacttagttttcaaacattttactaaacgatgtttcattcaaaaaaaatctcaaaaatttaattcaaatgatacgacgtctcaaaaaatgtaatttttgaaaacttcttagttttacagaattaacaccaATTTATGACGGTATTACTCAATTTTAAACatatctattacagttttataggtaTTTTTTAAGCTTAGGATGTATTCTTTAATATGCACTAACttattttactttataaatgaaataaactatttctttttgagaaaattaggAAAGGTAACAAAAacgtaatacaaaaaccgaaaattaccagctaaaaaaatgtttataaaaagtgatcgaaacgtttttctgtaaaacttacctaaaatacatttaataataagcttcaacaataatcaatgttcaacaaaaaaattttttttttagctcttatacagtattagtatggtatagttagacccaaacccagacatccaaagtgaaagttatcctccaacaccaaattgttctatatggtccacataatgttcagaaaaaagtgacaccattttgagcgtcgggtttggggggagagggggtgaaatctgcaaattcgtagttttttacgtctttcgtcaatatttctaaaactaagcgatttagcatgaacaacctactccacacaaaattgttctacattaaatttgaaataaaaaaggccctatgcataacccttctaaaatgaacggttccaaagttacggaggtagtatagtataattggtccaaaaaaaggcctaacccagacatccaaagtaaaagttttccttcaacaccaaattgttctatatggtccacactggttcagtaaaaagttacaccattttaagcgtccggtttggggaggagatgggggagaagtctgtaaattagtagtttttttaagtttttcgtcaatatttctaaaactatgctttagcgtaagcaatgttttatagaaaaatattctacatataatttaaaacaaaaaaggttctatacataattgttataaaatcaacggttccagagttacggagggtgaaaagtggaggttttcgatactgtttgtatttaccgatttctccccccctctccccccccgaacccgacgctcaaaatagtgtgacttttttctggacattgtgtggaccatatagaacaattggtgttggaggataactttcactttggatgtctgggtttttggtatagttatatcataaatattgcccaaaaaaatataaaaagtatcgaaaacctcgactttcaccctccgcaactctggaaccgttgattttataacaattatgtatagaacattttttgttttaaatttcatgtagaacatttttgtatgtaacattgtttacactaaagcatagttttagaaatattgacgaaaaacttaaaaaaactactaatttaccggtttCTCTCCCGTCTCCCTCCCAAaacggacgctcaaaatggtgtaactttttactgaacaatatgtggaccatatagtacattttggtgttggagggaaacttttactttggatgtttgggttaggcctttttttggaccagttataataTTCTACCTCGTAACTGTGGAACCatgcattttagaaagattatgcataggacgtttttatttcaaatttaatgtagaacaactttgtatagaaggttgttcatgctaaaccgcatagttttagaaatattggcgaaaaacttagaaaactacgaatttactgatttcttccccctctcccccccaaacccgacgctcaaaatggtgtgacttttttctggacattgtgtggaccatatagaacaatttggtgttgaaggataaccttcactttggatgtctgggttatgccatcttttggatcaactatactatactatatatctgcgtaatttggaacctaatgataacttttttattatcaatcttacgaaaaaaagttatttcctataaaatactctgcatcgtatgtaatctaagatgcaatcatcaaatataaaattttatttattttatacgaggtatgtcaaaaaatatgaatttcacttaaaattaaagtacctttataattcacaatatcgaaaatttttattaaaaaaaattgttttgaattaaaaaatatgtttcagtgttcaatcaCATCcatctaattaaaatattgtgaataataaaggcattTCACTCTTaaggaaaattaatgttttttacatacctcgtataaaactggaaaggtttgatatctgatggttgtatattacattttagaccagatagagcattttatgaagaatttttttttcgcaaaattgataataaaatagttgcaataattgtaataaaatgatgatgggtatccgtaatttgagaaaaaattgaattttttttttcgatttgaatgatgtaattgtatattcaaacatagtttttaattttaaacaactttttaaaatgccattttttgatactctggaatataaaggtaggtattttactctttaaagaagttcatatttttgacataacccgtataaaattgataaaatttgatatctgatggttgagttttagatttttgattatccagagtattttatgaagaataactttttttggtaaaattgataataaaaaagtttttaatgtggttcctagctacgcaaacatactgtataggAGCTTCTgtataataattttcaaattataatgccatattcggattcagaataaccaaaaacaaaatagaaacatatttgatcaaagtaaaatgatgaattcaacgatatttttaaaattatttatacaaaacaattgttattgtttaaaccatttataaacaattagcggccaaatctgcgaaaagaactttttactttaacatgtatataaactaacaaaaaaagttttagaaaaatataagcttgtttgaattattccaaaacaatgcatattttcgttctaattgcactcccctattatgtcggaatgggtgaatatatttctcatggtGTTATATGTTGTCAAATTAGGCCGACGATAACCCATTCGTTTTACAGAAAATCAGGGATTGTCTAGGCAATGATCCCTTTTTTTAAATcggtgttcttcttcttcttcttcttagcttTCTATTgcccacgtttggacataggcctatcccaactccttccatcgatcTCTAttctgagcaacatatttccaatttgttccggcttctcttttaatatcatcaacccacctcatctgcggtcttcctctcggtcgtttactttgatcttcttcttcttcttctgtagacattactctgtctgtttttcaatgtgcctccagtaagttgtcattccatctttttcgtggtcttcccactgatcgtcttcctattggggaaccgtctctcgccgtccttactactctatttgttgtcattcggcttatgtggtcgttccattctactcttctgcttttcacccagttattaatgttgtccaccttgcatctccgtcgtatatatgcacttctagctctatcccacagcgtcttaccatcgatttttcacaatgctttcatctctgctgtttctagcattctttttgtcctttctgtattatgtcattattggtcagatgactgttttgtaaattctgcctttcacttcttttccgatgtttttatttttccatattgtttcattcaggcaacctgcggctctgtttgctttattcatctgatcttccacttctgtttcgagctttccgtagctgcatagtgtgatgcctagatatttaaactccatgatttgttctattatttgaccctccagctctaatttacaactTATTAGtcctgctgttataaccatgcatttagtcttttttggggagattaacatgttaaattttctagcggttatattaaattcgtgcagcatacgttgtaaatcatcttcactttgagagattagtattgcgtcgtctgcatagcagattattttaagttgttttttttcCATTTAgtatccttttttttttcttacttttttattatttcgtccatgatcaggttgaacaacagaggactcagggaatctccctgtcttatcccattgccagcttcaattgggtcatttagttcttcatctacttttacttttattgtgttgttctggtagatatttttgaTCGTTTAAATTATTCCTAGAGGCACCCCTCTTGCGTAccataaatggataacgtcctttaatttgaccctgtcaaatggcTCCTTAAGATCCACGAAACACAAGTATGCCGGTtagttgtattctaacgatttttcttgaaacTGCCTCATTAtaaaatatagcgtcggtgcatgatcttcccgacctaaaaccttgttgtttttctgctaatgttataattttattcagtttatttgttatcactttggtcgttaatttcagtgttgtgtttaataaattaattcctctgtaattctccgggtccgatttttcccctttttgaagagag is from Diabrotica virgifera virgifera chromosome 9, PGI_DIABVI_V3a and encodes:
- the LOC126891897 gene encoding uncharacterized protein LOC126891897, coding for MVLIIPDNILDTLLCSFCHKYLSVKPVKIYPNRRIQCGRCVDVDKEEPALRKSKGVESLYGKIAEHVLFKCVNRFDGCREFLTYSQVRDHEKICLEKNHKCPICDDEMASFMMSQHFHFKHKNAVLDCPTLVFNLKDYLEMPSVYIYQEEDNVFFLYISYSKSENTLKLDLVYMGGFKLAKNIYHEFTVSSENKEFDIVLKPKPCTDDLTVYISHMSKFIQIKFKLIDRNVKVLTAPEMSRQHVAPAHPNETPDVSTPILNNALQGSQIEYTSKFKLKCKVCQEYCMFSITDNPIDAYYIDEKNNYTCYYCYEAFKFNPSTTRYLKRTHPLDIFDTMKFSKWNCSKCSTEIEFSDMRSHEINCKLGRQFICPIEDCCEKGTVNQMIKHMKDHNCLAFSSYFRKPAGTFSCYVFVREYIVYLIQFTNAYKNNIYNPYEIRMKIVAKTDNDEKVTKIDNDLTITRQQCGINRPYIMMFDSSNDIWGRSPVHKHDLPFVKVIVI